The genomic region ttttgtaacattggaaatatgattttcaaaagacaaattgctgtctaatataacacccagatttctgactgtagaggaagtaacagtacatccgtctagttgcagattgtaatctacaagattctgtgtggtgttttttggtccaataattaatatctctgtcttatccgaatttaattggagaaaattatttgtcatccaatcttttacatttttaacacactctgttagcttagataattgggaagtttcatctggtctcgttgaaatatatagctgagtatcatcagcataacagtggaagctaattccgtattttctaataatattaccaaggggcaacatgtatattgaaaatagaaggggacctaggacggatccttgtggcactccatattttactgatgataaatgagatgacaccccatttaagtaaacaaaatggtagcgatcggacaggtaggatctaaaccatcttagagcctgcccttgaatacctgtatagttttgtaatcgatctatgagtatgtcatgatctatggtgtcgaacgcagcactaagatcaagtaagactagaaatgagatgcagccttgatctgacgcaagaagcaggtcatttgtaattttaacaagtgcagtttctgtgctatggtggggcctaaaacctgactgaaattcttcatacagatcatttttatgcaggaaggtgctcaattgagcagacacaactttttctaaaattttagacataaatggaagatttgaaataggcctataatttgccagtacactaggatctagttttggtttcttaataagaggcttgataccgccagcttgaatggttttgggacgtgacctaaagataacgacgagttaatgatattgagaagcggttcttcggctacaggtaacagctcttttagtaatttagtgggtacaggatctaataaacatgttgttggtttagatacagtgataagtttatttagctcttcctgtcctatatttgtaaagcactgcagtttatttttgggtgcgatggatgaaactgaagtgttagatgctgtagaatctacattcgctattgtatttctaatgttatctattttatcagtgaagaaattcataaagtcattactatttaacgttggtggaatatttgaatcaggtggcgtctggtaatttgttaatttagccactgtgctaaataaaaaccttggattgttttggttattttcaatgagtttgtggatatgctctgccctagcagtttttagagcctgtctatagctggacatactgtttttccatgcaattttaaaaacttccaagttagtttttctccatttgcgttcaagactacgagttactttcttgagagagtgagtattactgttataccatggcacagtacgtttttctctaacctttttcaatttgatgggggcaacagcttctaatgtattagagaaaatagttgTCAGTATGTtgtcatgttgtcagtaatttcgtctaattcatgtgtatgtttgtgttatctcagcgagggtcgttgtgtggtgtttctcctcttggtgtgttctgagtgacggtgtgtgttatctcagtgagggttgtgtgtgttctgagtgacggtgtgtgttatctcagtgagggttgtgtgtgtgtagtgtttctcctctcagtgtgttccaagtgacggtgtgtgttatctcagtgagggttgtgtgtgtgtagtgtttctcctctcagtgtgttctgagtgacggtgtgtgttatctcagcgagggttgtgtgtggtgtttctcctctcggtgtgttctgagtgacggtgtgtgttatctcagtgagggttgtgtgtatgtagtgtttctcctctcggtgtgttctgagtgacggtgtgtgttatctcagtgagggttgtgtgtgtgtagtgtttctcctctctgtgtgttctgactgacggtgtgtgttatctcagtgagggttgtgtgtgtgtagtgtttctcctctcggtgtgttccgagtgacggtgtgtgtgttatctcagtgagggttgtgtgtagtgtttctcctctcggtgtgttctgagtgacggtgtgtgtgttatctcagtgaggggtgtgtgtagtgtttctcctctcggtgtgttccgagtgacggtgtgtgtgttatctcagtgagggtcgtgtgtagtgtttctcctctcgctgtgttctgagtgacggtgtgtgtgttatctcagtgaggggtgtgtgtagtgtttctcctctcggtgtgttccgagtgacggtgtgtgtgttatctcagtgaggcgtgtgtgtagtgtttctcctctcggtgtgttccgagtgacggtgtgtgtgttatctcagtgagggtcatgtgtggtgtttctcctctcggtgtgttccgagtgacggtgtgtgttatctcagcgagggtcctgtgtggtgtttttcctctcgggatgttccgagtgatggtgtgttctcggtgtgttccgagtgacggtgtgtgttatctcagtgaggggtgtgtgtggtgtttctcctctcggtgtgttacaagtgacgtgtgtgttatctcagcaaggagtgtgtgtggtgtttctcctctcggtgtgttccgagtgacggtgtgtgtgttatctcagcgagggtcgtgtgtagtgtttttcctctcagcgTGTTctaagtgacggtgtgtgttatctcagtgagggttgtgtgtagtgtttggctccactgagcctgttttgagccgtgtgttaagagttgtgttgcttggaatgagttttgcaggtgatgtgaactgtttagctcagatGACTGTTGcttgtgcagactgtagttagagttttgcacatgtagctccagatgtgctcactgtcgtttagcaatggaaaaaaactgtaatatcatcatcatctcaGGACAGCAGCATCACTAGACTTTTCTCGTCCAGAAATGAGCTCAAGTCATAAAATCTTATTTTGCTTCACAACCAAACCATTTAGTTCAGTCAGAGTGAGCTGGTGTGATCGAGGGAGATGCAGTGActccattgagatgaatgtgcTGCTGAGCGGCGCTCCTCGGCCCTAATTTAAGAGCGTTTCCTCACATTCTCATCTGTGTTTTCACAGCCCGCAGTGGGCCAAAGAGGAAGCAAAACAAATTAGCCTCTATTGTTCGTAGCCCTGAGCTCTCCCAATAACAGTATTTGTGGAAACATACATGCAGGAATAACTTCCTGAGGCACACAGATTAATCGTCCCGGGCCGGGAAATCAAGCACTTACTAGCAGCCTTACAAGAGCCTTGAAGTCCAGACTCTCTCCAGCTCTGTCATCACCGCTGGCAGCCACATCCCATCTGAGGAACCaggccgagtgtgtgtgtgtgtgtgtgtgtgtgtgtgtgagtgtgagtgtgtgtgtgtgtgtgcgtgtgtgtgtgtgtaagtgtgtgtgtgtgtaagtgtgtgtgtgtgtgtgtgtgtgtgtgagtgtgtgtgtgtgtgtgtgagtgtgtgtgtgtgtgtgtgtgtgtgcgtgtgtgtgtgtgtgtgcgtgtgtgtgtgtgtgtgtgtgtgtgtctgtgtgtgtgtgtgtgtgtgtgtgtgtatgagtagaCAGTGCAGAATGCTGAAAACAGGATACAAGCTCTTAGTAAGTAAAggctgtgttttattttatatcttattATAAATCTTCTGGAGCCAGTTGTTCAAATGTAATCCGATTGGATTTTTCCATCAGATTGAATCAAATCTTAAAAATGGGTTGTCCAGAGGATTCTGAATTCAGATTAGATCACAAAGTCTTGGTTTTGATCTGGATTGAATCCTCAGTTTGTGCCGTTCAAAACGTTTCAGTAAGATTGGGATGTTTTTTATCTTTGACCTGCTTTCAGAAACAGAAAGCTCGTGGTTAGTGGATAGTGATAGTGTTTTTTATCGATCAAACATCACAGTGCATTCAGTGCTGTCTGGATGAAGTCTTTCTATCCTGAGTTCATCTGTGAGCCCTTCAAATACAGTCTAGATAGGCAGCTCCCAGAAGGTTTCTCTGATGGTTTCAGCTGTGTTTCTGTCTCTTCTGCGCTGTTGTCTCTGTTGACTCTGTAAAGCTAACAGCTGGTGTTCTTGGACACACACGGTCGTGTTCTGAATCTGGTTGCTTTTACAGAGTGGTGTGTGTTTACTGATCTCGTTAGGATCACTGAACTCATGATGTCTGTCATAAAACTCCTGCTGATCAATACGGCCCAATCTGCTGAGCTCATGATCATGTTTTCATCCGTATACCGACACACACCTGAGATAAGAGTCAAGCTGTCACTGCGTTCCATcagcgcctgtgtgtgtgtgtgtgtgtttcagttttGTAAGGAGACTTTTATGATAGATATGGGTTTATCTGGCTTCCTTTTaacaacacacactctcacactcacacactcacacacacacacactcacacacatgtctGATcagctatccttgtggggactaaGAAACTTCATTCTGTGTAACTGATTagctaacgcattctcatcccaaggcgtcatatactgaccctcttgacatttcgtcaacatcctacgcatatggcaccctctagcgtcaatatgagacacagattatgggttaaggttagggttagggttagaccgctaggaggcgccttctggcccatttttatctgcttctaatattgacgctagagggtgccatgtgcgtaggatgttgacgaaatgtcaaaagggtcagtatatgacgccttgggatgagaacggtctggattAGCTTGTTTACCCTTGAGGACCTCAATTTAGGTCCCCACCGTGACATGAGTCcccatgagtctgtgtgtattcaggtttaagtccccaccagaatagaaaaacaagtacatacacacacacacacacacactcactcactcactcactcactcactcactcactcacacacacacacacacacacacacacacacacacacacacacacacagtatcatatcaatcacaagtgcagtatggagtacctcaaggctcagtactagggccgctactcttcacgctttatatgttacccttgggagatatcatcaggaaacatggtgttagctttcactgttatgctgatgatactcagctctatatttctttgcgcctggtgaaacacaccaatttgaaaaactaacggaatgcatagttgatataaaaaactggatgacgagtaattccttattgctaaattctgaaaaaacagaggtgttaattatatgacctaaaaactctgcttttaataacctagaacactgtctaagacttgatggttgctctgtcaattcttcgtcatcagttaggaacctaggtgtgctatttgatcgcaatctttccttagaaagccacgtttctagcatttgtaaaactgcatttttcatctcaaaaatatatctaaattacggcctatgctctcaatgtcaaatgcagaaatgttaatccatgcatttatgacctcaaggttagattattgtaatgctttattgggtggttgctctgcacgcttagtaaacaaactacagctagtccaaaatgcagcagcaagagttcttactagaaccaggaagtatgaccatattagcccggtcctgtcaacactgcactggctccctatcaagcatcgcatagattttaaaatattgcttattacttataaagccctaaatggtttagcacctcagtatttgaatgagctccttttacattataatcctctacgtccgctacgttctcaaaactcaggcaatttgataatacctagaatatcaaaatcaactgcgggcggcagatccttttcctatttggcgcctaaactctggaataacctacctaacattgttcgggaggcagacacactcttgcagtttaaatctagattaaagacccatctctttaacctggcatacacataacatactaatatgcttttaatatccaaatccgttaaaggatttttaggctgcattaattaggtaaaccggaaccgggaacacttcacataacacccgatgtacttgctacatcattagaagaatggcatctacgctaatattagtctgtttctctcttattccgaggtcaccgtagccaccagatccagtctgtgtccagatcagagggtcactgcagtcacccggatccagtacgtatccagaccagatggtggatcagcacctagaaaggacctctacatccctgaaagacagcggagaccaggacaactagagccccagatacagatcccctgtaaagaccttgtctcagaggagcaccaggacaagaccacaggaaacagatgattcttctgcacaatctgactttgctgcagcctggaattgaactactggtttcgtctagtcagaggagaactggccccccaactgagcctggtttctcccaaggtttttttctccattctgtcaccgatggagtttcggttccttgccgctgtcgcctctggcttgcttagttggggtcacttcatctacagcgatatcgttgacttgattgcaaataaatgcacagacactatttaactgaacagagatgacatcactgaattcaatgatgaactgcctttaactatcatttttgcattattgacactgttttcctaatgaatgttgttcagttgctttgacgcaatgtattttgtttaaagcgctatataaataaaggtgacttgacttgacagatgcacagacacacacacacacacacacagacgaacacacacacacacacagacgcacacacacacacacgacgcacacacacacacacacacacacacacactctctctctctcacacacacacacactcactctctctcacacacacacacacacacacacactctcacacacacacacacacagacgcacacacacacacgacgcacacacagatgcacacacagatgcacacacacacacacacacacacacacacacacacacacacacactctctctctctcacacacacacacacacacactctctctcacacacaaacacacacacacacacacacacactcacacacacacactcacacacacacacacacacacacacagacgcacacacacacgacgcacacacacacacacacgtttgctcAGATAAACACTGATCAGAGGCTACTTGCTGATAAAAACACGTTCTGAGAACTTTTTGATAATGTTCCCATTAagttttaaaaacattgtttctgaatgttctctgaatgttcaaaatgtccaaaatgtttaaaacagttatgcaaacattaagggaacattccattttatcattttgcaaacattatgggaatgttcCTGTTGAATGTTTTGAAACAAACAGTACATTTAGAAATATCACATCAACATCCAACCACACACGGCCAAAGATATACGTTTattttctggccaaaatatattttaaatatatgttaaatgtatGTTGCAAACAGttatctgacttttttttttttttgcaattttagcCATTATATACAAGAATATATTTGAGGgacaagaaaatacatttccaatCTTACAGTAGCTTATTTAGACAGATTTAGAATATTTTTTGGCTCTTTTTGCATAttctgaaatacatttaaaaatatgtaagaatttagtgtttttttttgtgccataTCTAACTAAAAGGTTTCCATTAACGGTTAGTCTGGCTGACTTCTCTTCCTTGCAGTGATTATGCGTGTGTTTACAGACTAATTTCATCGTCCAGTCCTGCAGTGAGATGATCTTCATTACAGTTATTAGAGTTGATCAAAGGCGTAAACGCTCACTCACTGTTCTGTCTGTAAACGCTGAGAGCAGGAGAAGAACTGCTTTGGAAAGGCCTAATCACTGCATGCAGAATCTTTAATGGAAGTCTTGTTATCACGTCTCATTAAGTCACAGGATGAATAAATCACAAGCTCGTTCACGGCCGCACATAAAAGCAATCTGCGGGTTTGCCCGAGCAAAAAGGAACAAACAGGCCATTAAGAGCCCAGATCCCAGCCATCATGGAAAAGACTGATTggagtttaaacacacacacagcagcgctGTAACCAGAGCTAACAGGCCTGAAAGAGTCCCGCTAATTGATCTGATGAAGCAAGAGTTGTTGTCAATTAAACTATCAGAGCCACTGGACATATCTCAGGCTGACGGGTCAATATTTGAGCATTTGTCGTCAAAGAGCCCCTCTCTGTTCGTAACAAGCAGCGCTCGTGGCCTTCAGATGAGGAGCAGATTCCTCCAGCAGCTCAGGAGAATATCACTCAGGGCTCATTGTTCACTCAAGTGTGCTGTTTGCTCTTCAATTAGACCTAATTCAGCTGGAGATGGAGCTTTTATATCACCGTCAGCCTTTCTGCTTCACTGTCTGCGCTGTAAAATAATGACTTCTGTAAACGTGAGCACAGCACCAGATCATAAACACTCAGTCAGGAGGATAGGACGCTTTATCCCGACAGAACGAGTTTGAAGAGagtgatatgtgaccctggagcacaaaactagTCATACGCGTCAATTTTGTGAAATTGAGATGTCTagatcatctgaagctgaataaatgatctctccagtgatgtgtgtttgttcggaggacaatatctgtctgagatacaattatgaaaatctggaatctgagggagcaaaaaaatcgaaatattgagaaaatcatctttaaagttgttcagatgaagttcttagcaatgcatattactaatcaaacattaagttttgatatatttactgtaggagatttactaaataagATTATAAATGAGGTGAGCACAATGAGAGATTTACCAGCAATTCTGACCAGAAAAACCAAGCAACCAGGAAAATATCACTCAGGTCTCACTGATCACTCAAGTCAAGTGCTGTTTGCTtttcaataatacaaaaaaaagtacagGAATCGTGTTTTATGTTCAGGTTTAAGTTCAATGTGATAACAGTTTTAGCATTTTcaggaaaaagaaaatcctctccacatcaaaatgaccagaacaaataacaaatacaactgaatgaatctaaagttttttttctttgagggttttgcatgcactcttaaaaataaagattgcaAAAGCATGTTTTGCAGCAAAGCCATAGTTTCCTCAGAGAACCTCTATTCTTGGTGGAACCAGTAAAAAAGCTTCATCTTTCAGAGGTGAAGACATGTTCAGGACGTGTTTGGGCCTGCGGTCAGAGCTTCAGTTCACATGCTGGGTTTTTTTTCAGGATCACGATTTGTGAAGCATTTCTCAGTTTAGGCCGAATCGATGCTCATGGTGTTGGTTTTGGAGCAAACTCTCACCGCTGCGAGGCTGTTGAACTCTCTGCGATGCACAGAACGCTGTGATTCATCACCCAGGATCCAATCATTAACTACAGCATCAGCTCAAACTCAGGCCTGTATGTTTGTCTTGTTGGAAGCGATAAGCTGAAGCAGAAACAGAACAGATCACCGAGCTCCAGATCTCAAACTGAGCTGTTGTTTCTTTCAGGAACTGAAAGAGTTTCATTGATTTTAATGACTAAGAGGTAATCTGCTGTGATGAGAGGAGTGTGATTCAACAGATAAAGGACTAATAACACTGATAAAGCTATGCTCATTCTTCATTACCTCACACAACAGCCATATTACAGTTTTCTCATCAGAATATTTCCTCGTCACACACAGTTTCTCtcaaacagcagaaacacacaccagATCTACAAAACCACACACTGATTCTCAGACTTTGACTCAGTTGTCAGTCTCTATtgacacacacacccatctaacaggaattaatattaatgcaaaggtgtttgcaaatgtttgcttttgagatgtgtttgcgATATTTTGAATGCCGTGCTTCGTTTTGCACGAGATGTATtttgtgtgcaattcttggatgtgtgtgaaaaaaagaatgcattaaaaaGGCAAATCAAACAGATATCGTATCCccaaaatattgtttattgaCTAACACAAAATACCCACAAGACACCATATACAGGTTTGGATCTAAATCTACACATTAAGTTAATTGTGCTAGTGAATGTACAGTATGATACAGTATGTACAGTGCTGCGCTGTGGACTCAGAGCCGAGGGTTGATGGAGAACTGTGGATCCTCCTCGATGTCCAGCTCCTGATCTGAATCCTCGGACTCTTCAGACTCGTGTGTCACATCTGGACTCGATCTGTCCGAGTTTCTCTGCTCGCCAGAGTCCTCCACATCTCTCTTACTGCTCGGAGGATTCTCCTGATCCAACAACAACATCACAAGCATGTCAGTATCAAATCTTGTTTGGAGCTTTTTAATTCGGctgtatttatttcataaaacagagagatattataaatattatatagatttttctAGGAATTATAAACATGAGGCTACATTAATATTATAGCATATTATAAAATAGCCATATTATTTAGATTTAGAAATCAGATAGCTATTAAAATACATGTTTCTTTTAAGATAGAAAACATCATACAGTTTTTTactagctacatttaaataataaaaaatatttatttcgtatttatattttgtatacattttatttcgttttatttttaactgatttgtttatttattatttatttattgcgcTGTTATGAAGCAGCGTTTAAAAAAAGATCAAAACGAACGAACatgataattaaataacaaataaataaataaataaatgaacagtcCAGTTTCAGTTTCATCCAAGAAATCGCAAGTAatttcacacaaaataaataaataaacgaaacGGCGAGTAACGCATTAAATTAAACgtaaaattttgtaaaaataatattttcttgtgaaaCGCGCTCCAATAAGCTAATCTCAATTTTACTTCGAAAAATCATTTGTagtgtaataaaataacaaaataaaatatgcaacaaTAAAAAGCTGTTTTCCTTGAGATTAGTCACTTTAAAAGTGGAAGacctttatatataaaatttatgtatgtatgtatcatgttttattttgtttgttagttGTGTTTGCTGTAAATGTTCAAACGAGACGTCAAAGATTCTGATTATCATTTAGGATAGTTCTAACAACACATACAGTAGTCCAGGATTCCGTATAATTAGTATAATAAATGAAACTCTTTGCCGTGTGCATTAAGAGCAGATTCGCACCTGCTTCAGTCGCCTCCACTTCGCGCGACGGTTCTGGAACCAGGTCTTCACCTGCAGACAGATGGAGATGGAGAAGATGAAGATGTAAAGATGAGACTGAAGCAAACATTGTTCTGATGCTGTGTGGATGAGTGCACTCGCCTGTCTCTCGCTCAGCTGCAGCATCTTGGCCAGTCTCTTTCTCTCGGGAGGAGACAGATACTTCTGCGTCTCGAACTTCTTCTCCAGCTCGATGGTCTGGTCGTTGGAGAAGCGGACCTGTCCTCCTTTCCTCTTGTGCAGAGGTCTCTGGATGAACGGCGTCCACAGCAGAGGTTTACCTGCACAACACACGTGAATGAATGCGTGTCAGCTGCACGAATCTGGTTTCATATGCAGAATGAATTTAGGAAACGTAGAAATAGGATTGTGGGGTAGGTGCGTAATATATGCACGCGAAAACTGCTTAAAATCAATTTCTGCATATAGTGCAAACACGTGATGATCACATCGAGAACAATCGCGCAGGTCTTCAGACTGAAGCTGAATAACGTGTTTggtttgtctgtctgtcagctCGAACATCCGCTGAAAGCTGGGGTTTATGAGCAGAAGAACTATGGCAAAATTTCCGTCAATGTGTTTCCTGTTGGTTAATCTGGAGAATGGGGTGAACATCCGTCCAGTCCCCGCGCAAACACAGAGGAAACTGCGATTCATCCCGTCTGTAAAAACCCGATTAATCACCTTCAGATCAGGCCTTTAGCACATGATccgcttttaaatgtttttaaaatgtaaatcttttttccatctataaaaaaaaagatttagatttaatattcagGATATTATAtccttattaaaatatttaaatacagacCTACGTCGTAAAATAATTTTAGAGCATAAAAATAAGCGCAAAaacgaaattaaataaaaatgtcgtTTTTTTGGCCACAGgcctacatacatatataaatgacgtttttattttatttcgtttttgctcttttatatatatacacacacacacacacattttctgaaaatatattttaaaaatataattatattttaaaaaacatttaggaATATATTTTGTCCTCCATATATTTCAGTCCAAGAAAATACATTCACGTGTCACAGTTAAAGAAAATTAAACATATTCTCAATAAGCCTTGCAATtcataaaactattttatttaagaGTAATACAATTCCAATGGTGTAATAAAGTTTGTTATTTCTTTTagacttaaattttttttgtaaggtATTCATAAAGATATGAGTATGtattaaatatagcctaaatgtatttatttat from Carassius carassius chromosome 40, fCarCar2.1, whole genome shotgun sequence harbors:
- the LOC132122533 gene encoding hematopoietically-expressed homeobox protein hhex-like: MQFQPSHAPLYAPTPAPPAHPTPFYIEDILGRNASVPGPVVPTPTLPSPNSSFTSLIPSYRTPIYEPTPIHPVLSPQALAYASIYPFQRDFTHALIRHDPLGKPLLWTPFIQRPLHKRKGGQVRFSNDQTIELEKKFETQKYLSPPERKRLAKMLQLSERQVKTWFQNRRAKWRRLKQENPPSSKRDVEDSGEQRNSDRSSPDVTHESEESEDSDQELDIEEDPQFSINPRL